In one Halosimplex halophilum genomic region, the following are encoded:
- a CDS encoding ATPase, T2SS/T4P/T4SS family, protein MDALLSRLRGSDDGDACECDPAFEGDRLVVDAGDCPGGGRLASAAECRETVVEALTERDAEAVETRADGTVRAYEDDAAALLTAAGRFAGAVAFRDERLGDRALRDPLAAAREATGRAGPVERIAAETGLAEGAAAAEGYEDALRPFVGPTVSRSRVAARPPGDARLRDRRELDGGGVVRIYERPGDAVATYHLEPVEARFDEATTATLSAAYERLAGGEVAGAERAPGRAVRAVADADDPVEDIAAVLRKHARGYGVVADLFADPRVSDVFATAPVAARPLRVRVDGEAMRTNVRLTDEGAAALASRFRRESGRAFSGADPTLDAAVATDDRRVRVAAVTDPVSDGVAFAFRAGDREAWTLPALVANGTMSADAAALLSVTVERGAAGLVAGPRGAGKTTCLSALLWEVPAATRSVVVEDTPELPVEALQSQGRDVQALRSSLDESGTSPTEALRTALRLGSGALVVGEIRGEEAGTLYEAMRVGANDGAVLGTIHGDGGAAVRERVVADLGVPESSFAATDLLVTLEAAESADGTQRRVRAIEEVERTGGGGTDAGGEIGPDGDAASVEFVTLYERDGDGLGSTDRIERGNSRLVAALTRPAESYADLRDELSARTEWLDGLAATGRTDPETVERARVERERVDGERA, encoded by the coding sequence ATGGACGCACTGCTGTCTCGACTCCGCGGGAGCGACGACGGGGACGCCTGCGAGTGTGACCCCGCGTTCGAGGGCGACCGGCTGGTCGTCGACGCGGGCGACTGCCCGGGCGGCGGCCGGCTCGCCTCGGCGGCCGAGTGCCGCGAGACGGTCGTCGAGGCGCTGACCGAGCGGGACGCCGAGGCCGTCGAGACCCGCGCCGACGGGACCGTCCGCGCGTACGAGGACGACGCCGCGGCGCTGCTGACGGCGGCCGGCCGGTTCGCCGGCGCCGTCGCCTTCCGCGACGAGCGGCTCGGCGACCGGGCGCTCCGGGACCCCCTGGCTGCCGCGCGGGAGGCGACCGGGCGGGCCGGCCCGGTCGAGCGGATCGCCGCCGAGACGGGGCTGGCCGAGGGCGCGGCCGCCGCGGAGGGGTACGAGGACGCGCTCCGGCCGTTCGTCGGGCCGACGGTCAGCCGCTCCAGGGTCGCCGCCCGGCCGCCGGGCGACGCCCGACTGCGCGACCGCCGGGAACTCGACGGCGGGGGCGTCGTCCGGATATACGAACGACCGGGGGACGCGGTGGCGACCTACCACCTCGAACCGGTCGAGGCGCGGTTCGACGAGGCGACGACGGCGACGCTCTCGGCGGCCTACGAGCGGCTGGCCGGCGGCGAGGTCGCGGGCGCCGAGCGGGCGCCGGGCCGGGCCGTCCGGGCGGTCGCCGACGCGGACGACCCGGTCGAGGACATCGCGGCCGTCCTCCGCAAGCACGCACGAGGCTACGGCGTCGTCGCGGATCTCTTCGCCGACCCGCGGGTCTCCGACGTGTTCGCGACGGCACCGGTCGCGGCGAGGCCGCTGCGGGTCCGCGTCGACGGCGAGGCGATGCGGACGAACGTCCGACTCACCGACGAGGGCGCAGCGGCGCTGGCCTCGCGGTTCCGCCGCGAGAGCGGGCGGGCGTTCTCCGGCGCGGACCCGACGCTGGACGCCGCGGTCGCAACGGATGACCGACGGGTGCGCGTGGCCGCGGTGACCGACCCCGTCAGCGACGGGGTTGCCTTCGCCTTCCGGGCCGGCGACCGGGAGGCCTGGACGCTCCCCGCGCTGGTCGCGAACGGGACGATGTCGGCCGACGCCGCCGCCCTGCTGTCGGTCACCGTCGAGCGGGGCGCGGCCGGCCTGGTCGCCGGCCCGCGCGGGGCGGGGAAGACGACCTGCCTGAGCGCGCTGCTGTGGGAGGTCCCCGCGGCGACCCGCAGCGTCGTCGTCGAGGACACGCCCGAACTCCCCGTGGAGGCGCTCCAGTCGCAGGGCCGCGACGTGCAGGCGCTCCGCAGTTCGCTCGACGAGAGCGGGACCTCACCGACCGAGGCGCTCCGGACCGCGCTTCGGCTCGGCAGCGGCGCGCTCGTGGTCGGGGAGATCCGCGGCGAGGAGGCCGGGACACTGTACGAGGCGATGCGCGTCGGCGCCAACGACGGGGCGGTCCTCGGTACGATCCACGGCGACGGCGGCGCGGCCGTCCGCGAGCGGGTCGTCGCCGACCTGGGCGTCCCCGAGAGCTCCTTCGCGGCGACCGACCTGCTGGTCACGCTCGAAGCCGCCGAGAGCGCCGACGGGACCCAGCGCCGCGTCCGCGCCATCGAGGAGGTCGAGCGGACCGGCGGTGGGGGCACGGACGCGGGCGGAGAGATAGGTCCCGACGGCGACGCCGCGTCGGTCGAGTTCGTCACGCTCTACGAGCGCGACGGCGACGGCCTGGGGTCGACCGACCGGATCGAGCGAGGTAACAGCCGGCTGGTCGCCGCGCTGACGCGACCCGCGGAGAGCTACGCCGACCTGCGGGACGAGTTGTCCGCCCGGACCGAGTGGCTCGACGGCCTCGCCGCCACCGGCCGGACCGACCCCGAGACGGTCGAACGGGCACGGGTCGAACGAGAGCGGGTCGACGGGGAGCGTGCGTGA
- a CDS encoding DUF7284 family protein, whose amino-acid sequence MDLRASSTALDTVLFVLLVGVAVGTLAGVGDRRAPGGDRVAEETADLLATATTEVTYTRSARVPSSALLDGSETVTVTVDRTAAGTHAELLAAAALADPSLGGASLTGVGGDLRVGARNATECVLHTREGTAQVAVTWYPYPNATLRSSFTAGDAPPRGADVSVATVAAASGLANVTGPAERSARTGGFDGVAGVLADAVVAGLFPPGETRDALYSEGPDRALVAHRYRHASAALGVDATEFLRPGGVERANRRLSGGLAERLAADLRRRYDSPTEAARAVRAHRVRIVVRTWSG is encoded by the coding sequence ATGGACCTAAGGGCGTCGAGCACGGCACTGGACACCGTCCTGTTCGTCCTGCTGGTCGGCGTCGCCGTCGGGACGCTCGCGGGCGTCGGCGACCGGCGGGCGCCCGGCGGGGACCGCGTCGCCGAGGAGACGGCGGACCTGCTGGCGACGGCCACGACCGAGGTGACCTACACGCGTTCTGCCCGGGTCCCGTCGTCGGCGCTGCTGGACGGCTCCGAGACGGTGACCGTCACCGTCGACCGGACGGCTGCCGGGACGCACGCCGAGTTGCTCGCGGCTGCCGCGCTGGCCGATCCCTCGCTCGGCGGCGCCTCCCTCACCGGGGTCGGCGGGGACCTGCGGGTCGGCGCCCGGAACGCGACCGAGTGCGTGCTGCACACCCGCGAGGGGACGGCGCAGGTCGCGGTGACCTGGTACCCGTACCCGAACGCGACGCTGCGGTCGTCGTTCACCGCGGGCGACGCGCCGCCGCGGGGCGCCGACGTGTCGGTGGCGACCGTCGCCGCTGCGAGCGGACTGGCGAACGTCACCGGCCCGGCCGAGCGATCGGCGCGGACGGGCGGCTTCGACGGCGTCGCGGGCGTGCTCGCCGACGCGGTCGTCGCGGGGCTGTTCCCGCCCGGCGAGACGCGCGACGCCCTCTACAGCGAGGGACCGGACCGCGCGCTGGTCGCGCACCGCTACCGGCACGCATCGGCCGCCCTCGGCGTCGACGCGACGGAGTTTCTGCGGCCCGGGGGCGTCGAACGGGCGAATCGTCGTCTCTCCGGCGGGCTGGCCGAGCGGCTGGCGGCGGACCTGCGGCGCCGGTACGACTCGCCGACGGAGGCCGCGCGGGCGGTGCGGGCCCATCGAGTTCGGATCGTCGTCAGGACGTGGTCCGGATGA
- a CDS encoding type II secretion system F family protein: MAATDGADGRRSKSPAGGRDPTRDGDDYLVAAVEALATVPPWDPGTDPQLGRAVDFLGRDLDAETVLRAADGAGVVAAVAVAVSLTVFLGAPSVAVPAALLVGLAVAAAARYLPRGLATARRTRALGAAPELVSSAVLRMRLAPTPETAAAFAAETSDGRLARCLSAHVRRARGTGRSGLSSFADEWAEWFPALRRALTLVESAGSAQPEERERALDGALDVTLEGTREAMAEFAAGVQGPATALYAFGVLLPLALVALLPTAGTVGLEVPLAAVVVGYDLLLPAALVVASGWLLARRPVAFPPAPVSRSHPDVPDSRWPAAVAGAAVGAGAWLVVARIAAPWAALVTAPAAGLGVGLVVAYRPMTAVRDRVAAVESGLPDALYLVGREVDRGRSVEAALDDAVELLDSATGDVFEDAVRQQRQVRAGVRESFLGEHGALATVPSERARSTAELLAVAASEGRPAGPAVVAMADHLDDLQGVERTIRRDLERVTSTLANTAAVFGPLVVGATVTLAEQMSTDGPLTAAVSPAALGLAVGAYVMALAVILTVLATGLERGLDRSLVGYRVGRALCLASAVFVAGLVGTGWLV, translated from the coding sequence ATGGCGGCCACCGACGGTGCGGACGGACGGCGGTCGAAATCACCGGCAGGTGGGAGGGACCCGACCCGCGACGGCGACGACTATTTGGTCGCGGCCGTCGAGGCGCTCGCGACCGTCCCGCCGTGGGACCCCGGAACCGACCCGCAACTCGGGCGGGCGGTCGACTTCCTCGGCAGGGACCTCGACGCGGAGACGGTCCTGCGAGCGGCCGACGGCGCCGGCGTCGTCGCCGCCGTCGCGGTCGCGGTATCCCTGACCGTGTTTCTGGGGGCGCCGTCGGTCGCCGTCCCCGCGGCGCTGCTGGTCGGGCTCGCCGTCGCGGCCGCCGCGCGGTACCTGCCCCGCGGGCTGGCGACCGCCCGGCGGACCCGCGCGCTCGGGGCGGCGCCGGAGCTCGTCTCCAGCGCGGTCCTGCGGATGCGGCTGGCGCCGACGCCCGAGACGGCCGCGGCCTTCGCGGCCGAGACGAGCGACGGGCGACTGGCGCGGTGCCTGTCGGCGCACGTCCGGCGGGCGCGCGGGACCGGCCGGTCGGGGCTGTCGTCGTTCGCCGACGAGTGGGCCGAGTGGTTCCCCGCGCTCCGGCGCGCGCTCACCTTGGTCGAGTCGGCGGGCTCGGCACAACCGGAGGAACGCGAGCGGGCGCTGGACGGCGCGCTCGACGTGACGCTGGAGGGGACCCGGGAGGCGATGGCCGAGTTCGCCGCCGGGGTCCAGGGACCGGCGACCGCGCTCTACGCGTTCGGCGTCCTCCTCCCGCTGGCGCTCGTGGCCCTGCTCCCCACCGCCGGCACCGTCGGCCTGGAGGTCCCGCTGGCGGCGGTCGTCGTCGGCTACGACCTGCTGTTGCCCGCCGCACTGGTGGTCGCCAGCGGCTGGCTGCTCGCCCGCCGCCCCGTCGCGTTCCCGCCCGCGCCCGTGTCCCGGTCCCACCCCGACGTGCCCGACAGCCGGTGGCCCGCCGCGGTCGCCGGCGCGGCGGTCGGCGCGGGCGCCTGGCTCGTCGTCGCCCGGATCGCCGCGCCGTGGGCGGCGCTGGTCACTGCACCGGCCGCCGGCCTGGGCGTCGGCCTCGTCGTCGCCTACCGACCGATGACCGCCGTCCGCGACCGCGTCGCGGCCGTCGAGTCGGGACTGCCCGACGCGCTGTACCTCGTGGGCCGCGAGGTCGACCGGGGACGCTCAGTCGAGGCGGCGCTGGACGACGCGGTCGAACTGCTCGATTCGGCGACCGGCGACGTGTTCGAGGACGCCGTCCGCCAGCAGCGCCAGGTCCGCGCGGGGGTCCGCGAGTCCTTTCTCGGCGAGCACGGCGCGCTCGCGACGGTCCCGAGCGAGCGCGCGCGGAGCACGGCGGAGCTGCTCGCCGTCGCCGCCTCGGAGGGCCGGCCCGCGGGGCCGGCGGTCGTCGCGATGGCCGACCACCTCGACGACCTGCAGGGCGTCGAGCGGACGATCCGCCGCGACCTGGAGCGGGTCACGTCGACGCTCGCGAACACGGCCGCCGTGTTCGGCCCGCTCGTCGTCGGCGCGACGGTCACGCTCGCCGAACAGATGAGCACCGACGGGCCGCTGACGGCCGCCGTCTCGCCCGCGGCGCTCGGGCTCGCCGTCGGCGCGTACGTGATGGCGCTCGCCGTGATCCTGACGGTCCTCGCGACCGGGCTGGAGCGCGGCCTCGACCGCTCGCTGGTCGGCTACCGCGTCGGCCGCGCGCTCTGCCTCGCCAGCGCCGTCTTCGTCGCCGGCCTCGTCGGGACGGGATGGCTGGTCTGA
- the pdhA gene encoding pyruvate dehydrogenase (acetyl-transferring) E1 component subunit alpha, with protein MSTIRDTDLIRTNDYADDSGEVRVLDPDGRLLPGATEPDLSDEALVTMYEAMVTARHFDERAVSWQRQGRLATYAPMSGQEAGQVASTLALADDDWVFPTYREHAVRLVAGFDLPGILRGLMGAELPCGSADGPTVAPEAIPIATQLPHATGAAMAAGHRGDESVALAHFGDGATSEGDFHEALNFAGVFDAPAVFLCHNNQWAISVPRRRQTASATLAQKADAYGFEGIRVDGMDPLAVYSVVRYAREKALDPDAEDLRPTLIESVEYRYGAHTTADDPDVYRDDEEVEYWRDRDPIDRLETFLVETGRLDEAGVDAIDARVEERVADAIETAEAEAAPDPDDLFSEVYDEVPDHLVGQRGDLRRLRERHGDALLRD; from the coding sequence ATGAGCACGATACGAGACACGGACCTGATACGGACGAACGACTACGCCGACGACAGCGGCGAGGTGCGGGTCCTCGACCCGGACGGCCGGCTCCTCCCCGGCGCGACCGAACCGGATCTGTCGGACGAGGCGCTGGTGACGATGTACGAGGCGATGGTGACCGCCCGGCACTTCGACGAGCGTGCGGTGAGCTGGCAGCGCCAGGGCCGGCTGGCGACCTACGCGCCGATGAGCGGCCAGGAGGCCGGTCAGGTCGCGAGCACGCTCGCGCTGGCCGACGACGACTGGGTGTTCCCGACCTACCGCGAGCACGCCGTCCGGCTGGTCGCGGGGTTCGACCTGCCCGGGATCCTCCGCGGGCTGATGGGCGCGGAGTTGCCATGCGGGAGCGCCGACGGCCCGACGGTCGCGCCCGAGGCCATCCCGATCGCGACCCAGCTCCCCCACGCGACCGGCGCGGCGATGGCGGCCGGCCACCGGGGCGACGAGTCGGTCGCGCTCGCGCACTTCGGGGACGGCGCCACCTCGGAAGGGGACTTCCACGAGGCGCTGAACTTCGCGGGCGTGTTCGACGCGCCCGCCGTCTTCCTCTGTCACAACAACCAGTGGGCCATCTCCGTCCCGCGGCGGCGCCAGACCGCGAGCGCGACGCTCGCACAGAAGGCCGACGCCTATGGGTTCGAGGGGATCCGCGTCGACGGCATGGACCCGCTTGCGGTGTACTCGGTGGTCCGCTACGCCCGCGAGAAGGCCCTCGATCCGGACGCCGAGGACCTGCGGCCGACGCTGATCGAGTCCGTCGAGTACCGCTACGGCGCCCACACCACCGCCGACGACCCCGACGTGTACCGCGACGACGAGGAGGTCGAGTACTGGCGCGACCGCGACCCGATCGACCGCCTCGAGACGTTCCTCGTCGAGACCGGCCGGCTGGACGAGGCGGGCGTCGACGCTATCGACGCCCGGGTCGAGGAGCGCGTCGCCGACGCCATCGAGACGGCGGAGGCCGAGGCCGCGCCCGACCCGGACGACCTCTTCTCCGAGGTGTACGACGAGGTGCCCGACCACCTCGTCGGCCAGCGCGGGGACCTCCGGCGGCTGCGCGAGCGCCACGGCGACGCGCTGCTGCGGGACTGA
- a CDS encoding DUF7283 family protein, producing MFDTAVESTHVWLGLAVVSAGILGLALRVPTAPPPDATGLARTVDSVAASPHEATARHPLDARQVRIGAHRVGLRGPGGDAHASLAYGPVVPAVGGDGDRLRRVLRGVPPERAFGSEATFARALDRSRTTEPSWRPAPERLLVRRVTWGDTNATLVGA from the coding sequence ATGTTCGACACCGCCGTCGAATCGACGCACGTCTGGCTCGGCCTCGCGGTCGTGAGCGCCGGGATACTCGGGCTCGCGCTACGGGTCCCGACCGCGCCGCCGCCCGACGCGACCGGGCTCGCTCGCACCGTCGACAGCGTCGCGGCCAGCCCGCACGAGGCGACGGCGCGACACCCGCTCGACGCCCGACAGGTCCGGATCGGCGCCCACCGGGTCGGGCTGCGCGGCCCCGGCGGCGACGCGCACGCGTCGCTCGCGTACGGGCCGGTCGTCCCCGCCGTCGGCGGCGACGGCGACCGCCTCCGGCGCGTGCTCCGGGGGGTCCCGCCCGAACGGGCGTTCGGCAGCGAGGCGACGTTCGCGCGGGCGCTCGACCGCTCGCGGACGACGGAGCCGTCGTGGCGACCCGCGCCGGAGCGACTGCTCGTCAGACGGGTGACCTGGGGGGACACGAATGCGACGCTCGTGGGGGCGTGA
- a CDS encoding DUF7285 family protein has product MRRSWGREAQTEPLAAVVAVVVVALALALYAGAFEANLPGPVDRDHAEAAADRVERALTVGGVVRPERLAAALDRGPDGYRINATLDFGGRTERAGPAAPGTADTASRRVSVRAGPGEVAPARLEVRVWT; this is encoded by the coding sequence ATGCGACGCTCGTGGGGGCGTGAGGCCCAGACCGAGCCGCTGGCGGCGGTCGTGGCGGTCGTGGTCGTCGCCCTGGCGCTCGCGCTCTACGCCGGGGCCTTCGAGGCGAACCTCCCGGGACCGGTCGACCGCGACCACGCCGAGGCGGCCGCCGACCGGGTCGAGCGCGCGCTGACCGTCGGCGGCGTCGTCCGACCGGAGCGCCTCGCCGCCGCGCTCGACCGCGGGCCGGACGGGTACCGGATCAACGCCACCCTCGACTTCGGGGGGCGGACGGAACGGGCCGGGCCGGCCGCACCGGGGACGGCCGACACCGCGTCCCGACGGGTGAGCGTCCGGGCGGGTCCGGGCGAAGTCGCGCCCGCTCGGCTGGAGGTACGGGTATGGACCTAA
- the proS gene encoding proline--tRNA ligase has product MSGEQELGITESKEHSTGEWYAEVVQKAELADYAPMGGFIVTRPRGYAVWERIQDHLDGWFKDTGVDNAYFPMFIPESYLEREKDIVEGFDPEVAWVTHGGYEELEERLAVRPTSESIITPFIADWVRSHRDLPMRLNQWCSVVRWEATETKPFFRTKEFLWQEGHTAHADQEGAWDETMTRLDQYERLYEDVMAMPALKGRKPEHDKFPGAHTTTTIETLMPDGKSVQAATSHYLGTSFAEAFDITYADEDEEEQTAHTTSWGLSWRSMGALIMLHSDDQGLVLPPTLAPTQVVVVPIWQEDNKDEVLEYAADAAAELDEAGIRVNLDDRDNRNPGFKYNEWELKGVPLRVEVGPNEVEDGELTLVHRPDGENSVEDRENIAATVEEHLDTVYAKLYASAEETLEGEIREAESREEILGTIGQHGGYVKTGWCGDEDCEEPIKDALAAEIVMVPLDRDEEPVHDDCAICGDEAEETAYWAKTY; this is encoded by the coding sequence ATGAGCGGCGAGCAGGAACTCGGCATCACCGAGAGCAAGGAGCATTCGACGGGCGAGTGGTACGCCGAAGTCGTGCAGAAGGCGGAGCTGGCTGACTACGCGCCCATGGGCGGGTTCATCGTCACCCGCCCCCGTGGGTACGCGGTCTGGGAGCGCATCCAGGACCACCTCGACGGCTGGTTCAAGGACACCGGGGTCGACAACGCCTACTTCCCGATGTTCATCCCCGAGAGCTACCTCGAACGGGAGAAGGACATCGTCGAGGGGTTCGACCCCGAGGTCGCGTGGGTGACCCACGGCGGCTACGAGGAACTCGAGGAGCGCCTCGCGGTCCGTCCGACCAGCGAGTCCATCATCACCCCCTTCATCGCCGACTGGGTCCGCTCGCACCGGGACCTGCCCATGCGGCTCAACCAGTGGTGTTCGGTCGTCCGGTGGGAGGCCACCGAGACCAAGCCGTTCTTCCGTACGAAGGAGTTCCTCTGGCAGGAGGGCCACACCGCCCACGCCGACCAGGAGGGCGCCTGGGACGAGACGATGACCCGCCTCGACCAGTACGAGCGGCTCTACGAGGACGTGATGGCCATGCCCGCGCTGAAGGGGCGCAAGCCCGAACACGACAAGTTCCCCGGCGCCCACACCACCACGACCATCGAGACGCTCATGCCCGACGGCAAGAGCGTCCAGGCCGCCACCTCCCACTACCTGGGCACCTCCTTCGCCGAGGCGTTCGACATCACCTACGCCGACGAGGACGAGGAGGAACAGACCGCCCACACCACCTCGTGGGGCCTCTCGTGGCGCTCGATGGGCGCGCTCATCATGCTCCACTCCGACGACCAGGGGCTCGTGCTCCCGCCCACGCTCGCGCCCACGCAGGTCGTCGTCGTCCCCATCTGGCAGGAGGACAACAAGGACGAGGTGCTGGAGTACGCCGCCGACGCCGCCGCCGAGCTCGACGAAGCGGGGATCAGGGTCAACCTCGACGACCGCGACAACCGCAACCCCGGCTTCAAGTACAACGAGTGGGAGCTCAAGGGCGTCCCCCTCCGGGTCGAGGTCGGCCCCAACGAGGTCGAGGACGGGGAACTCACGCTCGTCCACCGCCCCGACGGGGAGAACAGCGTCGAAGATCGGGAGAACATCGCCGCGACCGTCGAGGAGCACCTCGACACCGTCTACGCCAAGCTCTACGCCAGCGCCGAGGAGACGCTGGAAGGGGAGATCCGCGAGGCGGAGTCCCGCGAGGAGATCCTCGGCACCATCGGCCAGCACGGCGGCTACGTCAAGACCGGCTGGTGCGGCGACGAGGACTGCGAGGAGCCCATCAAGGACGCGCTGGCCGCCGAGATCGTGATGGTTCCCCTCGACCGCGACGAGGAGCCCGTCCACGACGACTGCGCCATCTGCGGCGACGAGGCCGAGGAGACCGCCTACTGGGCGAAGACCTACTAG